AGACTGTATGGCTGttaaaatgcaattttgttataatgatTGGGTAGTAATTGAGGAACAAAAGCGCCGAGGAGTGTTTTTCGAGTCACGGGGACATTTCCGGTTTCCAGAATGTGAAACACTTCCCAAATTTTCAGGTAAAGGATCCCAGACAACATGTAACAATGCTGGTATAACAGACATGGACTATAGCCAACTAACAACAGATTGCTATAAAGGCAATGGTCGTTATTACCAAGGGACAAAAAATGTCACAGAAACAGGTCTTGCATGTCAGCAATGGGAATCACAATTTCCTCACCAACACactagaccaccacttgtattccctgaaattcaaaattctacaAATTATTGTAGAAATGCAGGAGGTGAAGAGAAAAAACCTTGGTGCTACACAATGGATGCTAATGTTAGATGGGAACACTGTGACATACCTGTATGTGCCAACTCCAGTGAAGAGTTTGAAGATATGAATGGACCAAGTATAGtcatggaaaattattttactccaACATTTGTCTTGATTTTATCAGTAGGAGGACTGGGGTGTGTATTATGTATAGCATCAATTGCATTACtttgtcattattttctgAAGAATCATTATTCAAAATGCAACTTGTCACATCGCAGAAATGTGCAAAATGCAGATATTGATTTGGATAAATTACCAAGTAATTTGGCTTATCATACCACTGGAGCACAACTTAATCCCAAATTAGAAAAATTGGAGTTTCCCAggaacaatataatttacatcagAGACTTGGGACAGGGAGCATTTGGCAGAGTTTTTCAAGCTAAAGCGCCAGGACTAGTACCTGACGAAGAGTTTACACTGGTTGCAGTTAAAATGCTGAAAGATGAAGCTTCTCATGATTTACAATTAGACTTTGAAAGAGAAGCTTGTTTGTTAGCTGATTTTGACCATCCTAATATTGTTAAACTGTTGGGGGTGTGTGCTATTGGAAGACCTATGTGCttgttatttgaatttatgggTAAAGGagatttaaatgaatatttgagGGCATGCAGCACTGCTACAAATTTTCCACCTTCTGTTGAAAATAGGGAAGATTTAAGATTGCTGTCTACTCCCTTAAATCACTTGGATTTATTGCATATTGCAAGGCAAATAGCATCTGGTATGGTTTACCTTTCAGACCGAAAATTTGTACATCGTGATCTAGCAACAAGAAACTGCCTTATAAATGACGACATGGTAGTAAAAATTGCTGATTTTGGGTTATCACATAAAATCTACCTTCAAgattattataaaggcgaTGAACATGACGCTATACCAGTAAGATGGATGCCTTTAGAaagtattttgtacaataaatatactttagagTCAGATGTATGGGCATATGGTGTATGTCTTTgggaaatattttcatttgctCTACAGCCTTATTTTGGTATGACTCATGAAGAGGTGGTCAGATTTTTAAAAGATGGTAATGTTCTTGCATGCCCTGATAATACTCCTCGGTGTGTATATGACTTAATGAAACAATGTTGGAACCATCACCCTAGTGATCGCCCCAATTTTAGAGTTATTTACCAGACTTTAGATAATATACAAATGATTCTGGAAAGAACTCAATCGGAATAGTTTAAGTTAGTGTGTAAGGTCAAAGTTTTTATGGTAAATGTAGCACTCTGGCTATATGAGAAGTTCAAACTTG
This sequence is a window from Plodia interpunctella isolate USDA-ARS_2022_Savannah chromosome 6, ilPloInte3.2, whole genome shotgun sequence. Protein-coding genes within it:
- the Nrk gene encoding tyrosine-protein kinase transmembrane receptor Ror2, with the protein product MYSYYKLFIVFLFIKSVYLYCATYNGQICRSYTTGLVWYNKTGGLENEKITAGLWKELISTLKEPCRSRAEKLLCAYAFPKCIHKDGTGNIPLSLCYEDCMAVKMQFCYNDWVVIEEQKRRGVFFESRGHFRFPECETLPKFSGKGSQTTCNNAGITDMDYSQLTTDCYKGNGRYYQGTKNVTETGLACQQWESQFPHQHTRPPLVFPEIQNSTNYCRNAGGEEKKPWCYTMDANVRWEHCDIPVCANSSEEFEDMNGPSIVMENYFTPTFVLILSVGGLGCVLCIASIALLCHYFLKNHYSKCNLSHRRNVQNADIDLDKLPSNLAYHTTGAQLNPKLEKLEFPRNNIIYIRDLGQGAFGRVFQAKAPGLVPDEEFTLVAVKMLKDEASHDLQLDFEREACLLADFDHPNIVKLLGVCAIGRPMCLLFEFMGKGDLNEYLRACSTATNFPPSVENREDLRLLSTPLNHLDLLHIARQIASGMVYLSDRKFVHRDLATRNCLINDDMVVKIADFGLSHKIYLQDYYKGDEHDAIPVRWMPLESILYNKYTLESDVWAYGVCLWEIFSFALQPYFGMTHEEVVRFLKDGNVLACPDNTPRCVYDLMKQCWNHHPSDRPNFRVIYQTLDNIQMILERTQSE